In a genomic window of Magnolia sinica isolate HGM2019 chromosome 14, MsV1, whole genome shotgun sequence:
- the LOC131225213 gene encoding uncharacterized protein LOC131225213, whose amino-acid sequence MTLTLNSLLSLNSAVRFQHVSSSFMGHDHCSALGKASGQKADRVSAPLGLFFTSRRPIKDMRRCRPLSATDSNRVVTGSSNTDSESLERSLPDDQLSAPKPVMPLNSAAGNIQPNASSTKETSSRTQEAANGPQTASETKQNSIPSSSSMQSMPKRSSLTAREKLRAARVLSRYTESKPPKAELGRKVLDAMRESDGGKARSGLPEAPTNLFDDSKRGMPKQGLTFDFPGGFDLFLIIFSAVFIGTLMFATTYVVWKAGAIHFNEY is encoded by the coding sequence GTAAGATTCCAACATGTCTCAAGTTCTTTCATGGGACATGATCATTGCTCAGCTCTTGGGAAAGCCTCTGGTCAGAAGGCTGACCGTGTTTCAGCTCCCTTGGGGCTATTTTTCACCTCAAGGAGGCCTATCAAGGACATGAGGCGGTGCAGGCCTCTCTCTGCTACCGACAGTAATAGGGTTGTGACAGGCTCGTCCAATACAGATTCTGAAAGTTTGGAAAGATCACTCCCTGATGATCAGTTATCAGCACCAAAGCCTGTGATGCCTTTGAACTCTGCTGCTGGAAATATTCAGCCAAATGCAAGCAGCACTAAAGAGACTTCATCTCGAACGCAGGAGGCCGCCAATGGGCCACAGACTGCTTCTGAGACAAAACAGAACAGTATACCTTCTTCTTCGAGCATGCAGTCAATGCCCAAGAGATCGTCTTTGACGGCTAGAGAGAAACTAAGGGCAGCCCGTGTGCTCAGTAGGTACACTGAATCGAAACCTCCCAAGGCTGAGCTAGGGAGGAAGGTTTTAGATGCAATGAGAGAAAGTGATGGAGGGAAAGCCAGATCTGGCCTTCCCGAAGCTCCTACAAATCTATTTGATGATAGCAAACGTGGAATGCCGAAGCAAGGCTTGACATTTGATTTTCCTGGGGGTTTCGATCTTTTCCTCATCATCTTCTCTGCCGTCTTCATCGGCACGCTCATGTTTGCGACAACTTACGTTGTTTGGAAAGCAGGTGCAATTCATTTTAATGAATACTGA